One region of Flavobacterium sp. KACC 22763 genomic DNA includes:
- a CDS encoding leucine-rich repeat domain-containing protein: MKTLITFSLIFAFSLSVLADTVSDKEKEALIKLYHATNGLQWKNKWDLSLSVSTWYGVKAENGKVVALNLADNNLQGELPEAFYDLINLESLNLEKNKIEGSLSSLIFNLKELELLNVADNKLSGTIPSSICQLTKLKDLELFMNKISGELPSEIGKLNQLEILAVFNNEINGKLPLSIYRISGLKVLLLNNNKLSGNLTNEIINWNVLQNFSLFDNEFSGAIPQEIEKLSKLQELNLSYNKFTGEVSKKTALLDALNMTMMDENGNPFLLEINQENKLQ; the protein is encoded by the coding sequence ATGAAAACTTTAATTACCTTTTCTTTAATATTTGCTTTTTCACTAAGTGTTTTAGCGGATACCGTTTCGGATAAAGAAAAAGAAGCGCTTATAAAGCTGTATCATGCAACAAATGGTTTGCAATGGAAAAACAAATGGGACTTAAGTCTATCTGTTTCTACCTGGTATGGTGTTAAAGCCGAAAACGGAAAAGTCGTTGCGCTGAATCTGGCAGATAATAATCTGCAGGGAGAATTGCCAGAAGCTTTTTACGATCTTATAAATTTAGAATCGCTAAATCTGGAGAAGAATAAAATTGAAGGAAGTTTGTCTTCGTTAATCTTTAATTTGAAGGAATTGGAATTGCTTAATGTTGCTGATAATAAATTATCAGGCACAATTCCGTCCTCTATTTGTCAATTGACAAAATTGAAAGATTTAGAGCTTTTTATGAATAAGATTTCTGGAGAGCTTCCGTCAGAAATTGGAAAGCTGAATCAGTTGGAAATTTTAGCTGTTTTTAATAACGAAATTAACGGAAAACTGCCTCTTTCAATTTATAGAATTTCAGGACTAAAAGTATTGCTGCTAAATAATAATAAGCTGTCAGGAAATTTGACAAATGAAATTATTAATTGGAATGTATTGCAAAATTTTAGTTTATTTGACAATGAATTTTCAGGCGCAATTCCGCAAGAAATTGAAAAGTTGAGCAAGTTGCAAGAATTGAATCTTTCGTATAATAAATTTACAGGCGAAGTTTCAAAAAAGACAGCATTATTAGATGCTTTAAATATGACCATGATGGACGAAAACGGAAATCCGTTTTTATTAGAAATAAACCAAGAAAATAAATTACAATAA
- a CDS encoding PQQ-binding-like beta-propeller repeat protein, which translates to MKHKLIALLFVFAFANMSGQAPASKTNYTNSNLPAEEAVTNKSLKPLKKISLDDTSILIYDYDGSLFSWDLEVESIVWTIKASDAHSEMCANKITIHDGVVYIPFINGEIYAVDNGTGTIFWKSRIGNITDQIVLKDQTPVIANGKLFITAQNQNQSSNLYALDLKDGSLAWNYKFDTPNNDIEPLYFDNKIFTQSGTNVYCFEANTGKLLYQKSFDETMTGKPVTDGESVFIAGDKNWLYALKPNSLDVLWQFKIEENQNNVKERIVCHDKKLYFAAQGPEASSIYAVDSKTGTQLWKTDFTGDNVEYIVKEVDNLWGYTRKKKLFELDLSNGEIAFEEKLTTLPISNIEFPADDNLLYYYCDAGLIQFDLKEKDENVYYMRTSIKDDPYSAYLKIIR; encoded by the coding sequence ATGAAACACAAATTAATAGCCCTTTTATTTGTATTCGCCTTTGCAAATATGTCTGGACAAGCGCCCGCCAGCAAAACTAATTACACGAACAGCAATTTACCTGCAGAAGAAGCTGTTACTAATAAATCTCTAAAACCGCTTAAAAAGATCTCTCTAGACGACACCTCAATTTTAATTTATGATTACGATGGTTCGCTTTTTTCATGGGATCTAGAAGTCGAAAGTATTGTTTGGACGATAAAAGCTTCAGATGCTCATTCTGAAATGTGCGCCAATAAAATTACTATTCATGACGGAGTTGTATATATTCCCTTTATTAACGGAGAAATTTATGCAGTAGATAATGGTACGGGAACTATTTTCTGGAAATCTAGAATAGGAAATATTACAGACCAGATTGTTCTAAAAGACCAGACTCCTGTTATAGCAAACGGAAAGCTTTTTATAACTGCTCAAAATCAAAATCAGAGCAGTAATTTATATGCTTTGGATCTAAAAGATGGAAGCTTGGCTTGGAACTACAAGTTCGACACCCCAAACAATGATATTGAGCCACTTTATTTCGATAATAAGATATTTACCCAGAGCGGAACAAATGTGTATTGTTTTGAAGCTAATACAGGAAAATTGCTTTACCAAAAAAGCTTTGACGAAACCATGACTGGAAAACCTGTTACCGATGGCGAAAGTGTTTTTATTGCAGGCGATAAAAATTGGCTTTACGCTTTAAAACCAAATAGCCTAGATGTTTTATGGCAATTTAAAATAGAAGAAAATCAAAACAATGTGAAGGAACGTATAGTATGTCATGACAAAAAACTATATTTTGCAGCACAAGGTCCAGAGGCTTCATCTATTTATGCTGTTGATTCTAAAACAGGAACTCAGCTTTGGAAAACTGATTTTACAGGAGATAATGTAGAATATATAGTAAAAGAAGTTGATAATCTTTGGGGATATACTCGCAAAAAGAAACTCTTTGAATTGGACTTATCAAACGGAGAAATAGCTTTTGAAGAAAAACTAACTACATTACCTATTTCAAATATTGAATTTCCTGCTGACGACAACTTGCTTTACTATTATTGTGACGCCGGTTTAATACAGTTTGATTTAAAGGAAAAAGACGAAAATGTATATTATATGCGCACCTCAATTAAAGATGATCCTTATAGCGCTTATTTGAAGATTATTCGATAA
- a CDS encoding GNAT family N-acetyltransferase translates to MLSNNDNCIYVCIDNENVIGWIHGFYSLRVESDSFVEIGGLVVDENYRRNGIGKILVEKVIEWAHSKNSNKIRVRCNAVRKETHIFYFKIGFNQTKEQKIFDMKL, encoded by the coding sequence ATTTTAAGCAATAACGACAATTGTATTTATGTATGCATCGATAATGAAAATGTTATTGGTTGGATTCATGGTTTTTATTCGCTTAGAGTTGAGTCTGATTCTTTTGTAGAAATTGGAGGTTTGGTAGTAGATGAGAATTACCGAAGAAATGGAATCGGTAAAATTTTGGTTGAAAAAGTAATAGAATGGGCGCACTCCAAAAATAGCAATAAAATAAGGGTGAGGTGCAATGCAGTACGCAAAGAAACTCACATTTTTTATTTTAAAATTGGTTTCAACCAAACCAAAGAACAAAAAATATTTGACATGAAATTATAA
- a CDS encoding glycoside hydrolase family 130 protein has translation MRVSVVRKNVKLLPDSKRVVARYFMNGQERTQQMVLRIMMLDEKQVLQTLEQTLREFARRHRNISAVFFRHCERIRPIIEGMEIDYEAMSLDRKMLIGSYCTMEYAIESAAIFNPSIVEDFDQTGLEMGEKRVIISFRATGEGHISSIVFRRAILDRDNNLHIMKIGNHIDQAEIEHKTLFNKERFLTKLYEMHTTDKYIAQIMQDLPEEFEFAVLKNTLIEALKDPLIREERKVALEEILWLANSFYDLQFKHDSDITERVIFPISDSESRGIEDARFVRFVDDNGSDRVMATYTAYNGHTILPKLISTEDFYSFRVMPLHGEGAQNKNLALFPRKIKGKYAMLARIDGVNNYIMYSDRVTQWNTPILLQKPKFTWELTQIGNCGSPLWTEEGWLVITHGVGTMRRYCIGASLFDLDDPSKEIGRLTEPLLSPSEDEREGYVPNVVYSCGAIIHNNSLILPYAVSDYCSTYAVVDMVELLDALRKSK, from the coding sequence ATGCGAGTATCCGTTGTACGAAAAAATGTAAAGTTGTTGCCAGATTCTAAAAGAGTTGTTGCCCGATATTTTATGAATGGGCAGGAAAGGACCCAGCAAATGGTGCTTCGGATAATGATGCTGGATGAGAAACAAGTACTGCAGACTTTGGAGCAGACACTTCGCGAATTTGCCAGAAGACATCGAAATATCTCGGCTGTATTTTTTAGACACTGCGAAAGAATTCGTCCTATAATTGAAGGAATGGAGATCGATTATGAGGCCATGTCTCTAGACCGAAAAATGCTTATTGGATCTTATTGTACAATGGAATATGCCATAGAATCGGCGGCGATTTTTAACCCTTCAATTGTTGAAGATTTTGATCAGACGGGGCTGGAAATGGGAGAAAAACGTGTTATTATTTCTTTTCGTGCAACGGGCGAAGGCCATATTTCGTCGATTGTTTTTAGAAGAGCCATTTTAGATCGCGACAATAATCTGCACATTATGAAGATAGGAAATCATATTGATCAGGCAGAAATCGAACATAAAACATTATTTAATAAAGAGCGGTTTTTAACTAAGTTGTATGAGATGCACACAACTGATAAATATATCGCTCAGATTATGCAGGATCTTCCTGAGGAATTTGAATTTGCTGTGCTGAAAAACACGCTTATTGAAGCTTTAAAAGATCCTTTAATTAGAGAAGAGAGAAAAGTTGCGCTGGAAGAAATATTGTGGCTGGCAAATTCTTTTTACGATTTGCAGTTCAAACATGATTCAGATATAACAGAACGCGTCATTTTTCCTATTTCTGATTCTGAAAGCCGAGGAATAGAAGATGCACGTTTTGTGCGTTTTGTTGATGATAACGGTTCAGATCGCGTTATGGCAACTTATACGGCTTATAATGGACACACAATTTTGCCAAAATTAATCTCAACCGAAGATTTTTATAGTTTTAGAGTTATGCCACTTCATGGAGAAGGAGCGCAGAATAAAAACCTGGCTTTATTTCCTCGAAAAATAAAAGGTAAATATGCCATGCTGGCTAGAATTGACGGCGTTAATAATTATATTATGTATTCTGATCGTGTAACACAATGGAATACGCCAATTCTTTTGCAAAAGCCTAAATTTACTTGGGAATTGACCCAGATAGGAAATTGCGGTTCTCCGCTATGGACAGAAGAAGGCTGGCTTGTTATTACGCATGGAGTTGGTACAATGAGACGTTACTGTATTGGTGCTTCATTATTTGATTTAGATGATCCGTCTAAGGAAATTGGAAGATTGACTGAACCTTTGCTTTCGCCTTCAGAAGATGAACGAGAAGGCTATGTACCAAATGTAGTATATTCTTGCGGCGCGATTATTCATAATAACAGTTTGATTCTGCCTTATGCCGTATCAGATTATTGCTCAACTTATGCTGTGGTGGATATGGTTGAATTGCTGGATGCGCTGAGGAAAAGTAAATAA
- a CDS encoding helix-turn-helix domain-containing protein — translation MKNKVKLLREEKNMTQNELAEKSGLSLRTIQRIEAGSILKGFTLKTIAEALETNPENLTFKKESVQIERAKLINLSVLSGLIIPFGSVIFPLVLTYKTQDPINKEIGKQIVSLQIVLSLILSVLMIASPFVQKSFTLKFPLFIIPLIAIFSLKLIIVILNGISLNQNQNLAIKLKNNFL, via the coding sequence ATGAAGAATAAAGTTAAACTTTTGAGAGAAGAAAAAAACATGACTCAAAATGAACTTGCCGAAAAATCGGGTCTTTCATTACGGACTATTCAGAGAATTGAAGCTGGAAGCATTCTTAAAGGTTTTACCTTAAAAACAATTGCCGAAGCTCTAGAAACCAATCCCGAAAATCTTACATTCAAAAAGGAAAGCGTCCAAATCGAAAGAGCCAAACTGATTAATCTTTCTGTTTTATCTGGGCTTATCATTCCGTTTGGGAGCGTTATTTTCCCTTTAGTTTTAACTTATAAAACCCAAGATCCGATAAATAAAGAAATAGGCAAACAAATTGTAAGTCTTCAAATTGTTCTAAGTCTTATTCTTTCGGTTTTAATGATTGCAAGTCCGTTTGTTCAAAAATCATTTACTTTAAAATTCCCTCTTTTTATTATTCCATTAATTGCAATTTTTAGCTTAAAACTCATAATCGTTATTCTAAACGGAATCAGTTTAAACCAAAATCAAAACCTAGCTATAAAACTGAAAAACAACTTCTTATAA
- a CDS encoding GNAT family N-acetyltransferase, with amino-acid sequence MRIIYQSPKIIIREFLPQEKQTFLDLFKDEQVTQYLPETSPERYIEMFNELLENYEKKNLSRWAIFNAIDNDFIGMCVARVFVHNTNQIEIGYVLSQNYWGKGIATEVCKALTQYSFANTDTKEVVAITDLDNTGSQNVLQKVGFERLSNLIRNQEELAHFKIERV; translated from the coding sequence ATGCGCATCATCTATCAAAGTCCAAAAATAATTATTCGTGAATTTTTACCTCAGGAAAAGCAAACATTCTTAGATCTTTTTAAAGATGAGCAGGTTACACAATATCTTCCTGAAACTTCCCCTGAACGATATATCGAAATGTTTAACGAATTGCTGGAGAATTACGAAAAGAAAAATCTCAGCAGATGGGCAATATTTAATGCTATAGACAATGATTTTATAGGAATGTGTGTTGCGCGTGTTTTTGTACACAATACAAACCAAATAGAAATCGGATATGTACTAAGCCAAAATTACTGGGGAAAAGGTATCGCTACAGAAGTATGTAAAGCCCTCACACAGTATAGTTTTGCAAATACAGATACCAAAGAAGTTGTAGCTATAACAGATCTTGACAACACTGGATCACAAAATGTACTGCAAAAAGTTGGATTTGAACGATTAAGCAATTTGATAAGAAACCAAGAAGAGCTGGCTCATTTTAAGATAGAAAGAGTGTAA
- a CDS encoding nuclear transport factor 2 family protein — MEGQIIELEKKYWHGVENNNYETVRNLTLFPCIVAGKNGIQSISEADFKNMFDSGQTNKIKVLNIYDVKENLIAENTAVIGYRLDFEIVDQNPKMPIKCVCTSTWIKENNKWGCVMHTETELEKK; from the coding sequence ATGGAAGGACAAATTATAGAATTGGAAAAAAAATACTGGCACGGAGTTGAAAACAATAACTATGAAACGGTAAGAAATCTGACACTCTTTCCTTGCATAGTTGCTGGAAAAAACGGTATTCAAAGTATCAGCGAAGCTGATTTCAAAAATATGTTTGACTCTGGACAGACCAATAAAATAAAAGTGCTGAACATCTATGATGTAAAAGAAAACCTAATTGCCGAAAATACTGCCGTAATAGGATATCGTCTCGATTTTGAGATAGTAGATCAAAATCCAAAAATGCCTATAAAGTGTGTTTGTACATCTACTTGGATTAAAGAAAATAATAAGTGGGGGTGTGTAATGCATACCGAAACAGAACTGGAAAAAAAATAG
- a CDS encoding SDR family NAD(P)-dependent oxidoreductase yields the protein MNAVNMTKAKEEVIWITGASSGIGKSMAFEWSKLGYKVVLSARRKELLDEVADTIRHSGGEALVIPCDIMEETSIENAVQQIIKEWGRLDVVVANAGFGVFGSIENLTAKDWNRQLQGNVTGLALTVKYALPHLKKNKGRIGLVGSVGAYLPNPNVGAYGASKAAVNSIGQTLQVELMATGVSCTTMHPGFVVSEIARIDNDGIWHPEQSDPRPSNLMWPTDKAAKVMVSAILKRKRNYIFTGHGKLAVWLQRWFPGVMRSIISKGPKPDL from the coding sequence ATGAATGCTGTAAATATGACAAAAGCAAAAGAAGAAGTAATATGGATAACTGGCGCTTCATCTGGCATTGGAAAATCAATGGCTTTTGAATGGAGCAAATTGGGATATAAAGTTGTTCTTTCTGCAAGACGTAAAGAACTGTTGGATGAAGTTGCGGATACAATTAGACATTCAGGCGGAGAGGCATTGGTAATTCCGTGTGACATAATGGAAGAAACTTCTATTGAAAACGCAGTGCAACAAATCATTAAAGAGTGGGGGCGTTTGGATGTGGTTGTAGCCAATGCTGGTTTTGGCGTTTTCGGGAGTATCGAAAACCTTACAGCTAAGGATTGGAATAGACAATTGCAAGGTAATGTCACTGGATTAGCTTTAACAGTAAAGTATGCACTGCCACATTTAAAGAAAAACAAAGGACGAATTGGTTTGGTTGGAAGCGTCGGCGCTTATCTTCCTAATCCTAATGTAGGCGCGTACGGTGCTTCAAAAGCTGCTGTAAATTCTATTGGTCAGACTTTGCAGGTTGAATTAATGGCAACGGGCGTGAGCTGCACTACAATGCATCCCGGATTTGTGGTTTCTGAAATTGCGCGAATTGATAATGACGGAATTTGGCATCCCGAACAGTCAGATCCACGACCATCAAATTTAATGTGGCCTACTGATAAAGCTGCAAAAGTGATGGTAAGCGCCATTTTAAAAAGAAAGAGAAATTACATTTTTACAGGTCATGGAAAACTAGCCGTATGGTTGCAAAGATGGTTTCCTGGGGTGATGAGATCTATTATTTCAAAAGGGCCAAAACCAGATTTGTAA
- a CDS encoding DUF1761 domain-containing protein — protein MQINFVALFIAAIVTLVTGFIWYSPKVFGTIWMKENNLTQEELRKGNMLKIFGLTYVFSLMITMTLMSLTIHQSGAIGMVGGPPLMDSAKPSFAAFMADYGMAYRTFKHGALHGFMSGLFFAFPLIGINGLFERKSWKYIFIHSGYWILTLTLMGGIICGFA, from the coding sequence ATGCAAATTAACTTCGTTGCATTATTCATTGCAGCCATTGTCACACTGGTAACCGGTTTTATCTGGTACAGCCCAAAAGTATTCGGAACTATCTGGATGAAAGAAAATAATCTTACTCAAGAAGAGCTAAGAAAAGGAAATATGCTTAAAATTTTTGGATTAACGTACGTTTTTTCTTTAATGATTACCATGACTTTAATGTCTCTAACCATTCATCAGTCTGGCGCAATCGGAATGGTTGGCGGACCACCATTGATGGACAGCGCAAAACCTTCATTTGCAGCTTTTATGGCAGATTACGGAATGGCCTATAGAACTTTTAAACATGGTGCGCTTCATGGTTTCATGTCAGGGTTATTTTTTGCTTTTCCATTAATTGGAATCAATGGTTTGTTTGAAAGAAAATCTTGGAAATATATTTTTATTCACAGTGGTTATTGGATTCTTACCTTAACTCTTATGGGTGGAATCATTTGTGGATTTGCTTAA
- a CDS encoding DUF4269 domain-containing protein — MINFKDISYLKTGNLKQQTAFHILTKHQILENLAEFDPILVGTIPISIDIENSDLDIVCYWQNKSVFIERIKHLFEKENLFSIREIVIDNQESIVANFFIEAFEIEIFGQNIPTELQNGYRHMVIEDQILRSKDENFRLEIIKLKERGMKTEPAFGLLLGLNGNVYQELLDYKI; from the coding sequence ATGATTAATTTCAAAGACATATCGTATTTAAAAACCGGAAATCTTAAACAGCAAACCGCCTTTCATATTTTGACCAAACATCAAATTTTGGAAAATCTTGCAGAGTTTGATCCTATCCTGGTTGGCACAATTCCGATAAGTATTGATATTGAAAATAGCGATTTGGATATTGTCTGTTATTGGCAAAACAAATCTGTTTTTATTGAAAGAATTAAGCATTTGTTCGAAAAAGAAAACCTCTTTTCTATTCGAGAAATTGTAATTGACAATCAAGAATCTATTGTGGCAAACTTCTTTATTGAGGCTTTCGAAATAGAAATCTTCGGACAAAATATCCCAACAGAACTTCAAAATGGCTATAGACATATGGTTATTGAAGACCAAATTTTACGCTCTAAAGACGAAAACTTTAGATTAGAGATCATAAAACTAAAAGAAAGAGGTATGAAAACCGAACCTGCATTTGGCTTGCTATTAGGCTTAAACGGAAACGTTTACCAAGAATTACTGGATTATAAAATCTAA
- a CDS encoding DUF6985 domain-containing protein yields MGAQETFDEWHRREYPSQYIWENYTYPNFGISDDQLVCRLPIRIFNCDDCQLIIDNEEVSETHKSTIEYILRNQESFIEDIQKGIFDYYIFLWNDYLNEFEDDIKYPNPMNNDAQIIDLMIKPKAIHMAGKIDEGYFGICFNSTFEGDHGLGIEMRNYKVKKVGAEYVGFNLHSVE; encoded by the coding sequence ATGGGCGCACAAGAAACGTTTGATGAATGGCATAGAAGAGAATATCCAAGTCAATATATTTGGGAGAATTATACATATCCAAACTTCGGAATTAGCGATGACCAATTAGTGTGCAGATTGCCAATTAGAATTTTTAATTGTGATGATTGTCAATTAATAATTGATAATGAAGAGGTTTCAGAAACCCATAAATCAACAATTGAATATATTCTTAGAAATCAAGAATCATTTATAGAAGACATCCAAAAAGGTATTTTTGATTATTATATATTTTTATGGAACGATTATTTGAATGAATTTGAAGACGACATAAAATATCCTAATCCAATGAATAATGATGCTCAAATTATCGATTTAATGATAAAACCAAAAGCAATTCATATGGCAGGAAAAATAGATGAAGGTTATTTTGGAATCTGTTTCAATTCTACATTTGAAGGAGATCACGGACTTGGAATAGAAATGAGAAATTATAAAGTAAAAAAGGTAGGAGCTGAATACGTTGGGTTTAATTTACATTCTGTGGAATAA
- a CDS encoding helix-turn-helix domain-containing protein, translated as MRKTEVPESVKIVGNNINDIIKEKKLKVRHVAHDSDLDIEALRRYMLGKQIMGIDKVIRISKALGVEISELFQKT; from the coding sequence ATGAGAAAAACAGAAGTTCCAGAATCCGTAAAGATTGTTGGTAATAACATAAATGATATTATTAAAGAAAAGAAACTAAAAGTTAGACATGTAGCTCACGACTCCGATTTAGATATTGAAGCTTTAAGAAGATATATGTTAGGCAAACAAATTATGGGTATCGATAAAGTTATTCGAATTTCTAAAGCTCTAGGTGTTGAAATTTCCGAACTATTTCAGAAAACATAA
- a CDS encoding glycosyltransferase family 39 protein, with translation MNKRTLILIGFIILKFALQCILVSPEYDLQRDEYLHLDQAHHLAWGYLSVPPVTSWFSYIIYLLGNSVFWIKFFPALFGALTLLVVWKTIELLKGNLYALILGALCVLLSCLLRLNTLYQPNSFDVLCWTAFYYFLIQYITSENTKWIYFAGITFAFGFLNKYNIVFLFLGLVPAILLSKQRKILAKKEFYFALILGLILILPNLYWQYSNHFPIVHHMKELAETQLVNVDRANFLKEQILFFIGGLLVILAGLYSVLFYKPFKNYQLFFATFVFTLLIFIYFKAKAYYAIGLYPIYIAFGAVFLSEILNNGWKRFLKPVFILLPLLFFIPMYNIAFPNKSPEYMVAHSEKYKKMGMLRWEDGKDHHLPQDFADMLGWKELARKTDSLYALLPNQKETIVLCDNYGQAGAINFYSKKGIKAVSFNADYLNWFDLSIPYKNLIRVKEFDENNEELKETSPYFETAVIGGQITNQYAREYGTTIFVFTNAKININKRLEQEINEEKSDIIND, from the coding sequence ATGAACAAAAGAACACTTATTTTAATTGGGTTTATCATTTTAAAATTTGCACTTCAATGTATTTTAGTGAGTCCAGAATACGATTTGCAACGCGATGAATATCTGCATCTGGATCAAGCGCATCATTTGGCTTGGGGCTATTTGTCTGTTCCGCCAGTTACTTCTTGGTTTTCGTATATTATTTATCTACTCGGAAATTCAGTTTTCTGGATCAAATTCTTCCCTGCCCTATTTGGCGCTTTGACGCTTTTGGTGGTCTGGAAAACTATAGAACTTTTAAAAGGTAATCTTTATGCTTTAATTCTCGGCGCTTTGTGTGTTTTGCTTTCTTGTCTTCTTCGTCTCAACACACTATATCAGCCCAATTCTTTTGATGTTTTATGTTGGACTGCATTTTATTATTTTCTGATACAATACATTACTTCAGAAAACACAAAATGGATTTATTTCGCTGGAATAACTTTCGCTTTTGGTTTCCTGAACAAATACAATATCGTGTTTTTGTTCCTCGGATTAGTTCCTGCTATTTTACTTTCTAAACAACGAAAAATACTGGCAAAAAAAGAGTTTTATTTTGCCTTGATTTTAGGGTTAATACTAATTCTTCCGAATCTTTACTGGCAATACAGCAATCATTTTCCGATTGTACACCACATGAAAGAATTGGCCGAAACGCAATTGGTTAATGTAGATCGAGCTAATTTTCTTAAAGAACAGATTCTCTTTTTTATCGGCGGATTATTGGTGATTTTAGCTGGACTTTATTCGGTATTATTTTACAAACCCTTCAAAAACTATCAGTTGTTTTTTGCAACATTTGTTTTCACGCTTTTGATTTTTATTTACTTCAAAGCCAAAGCTTATTACGCTATCGGACTCTATCCTATTTATATTGCTTTTGGAGCTGTTTTTTTATCGGAAATTTTAAACAACGGATGGAAACGTTTTCTAAAGCCTGTCTTTATCTTACTTCCGTTATTGTTTTTTATTCCGATGTACAACATTGCTTTTCCAAATAAAAGTCCTGAATATATGGTAGCACATTCAGAGAAATACAAAAAAATGGGAATGTTGCGTTGGGAAGACGGAAAAGACCATCATTTGCCTCAAGATTTTGCTGATATGCTGGGCTGGAAAGAATTGGCCAGAAAAACAGATTCTCTCTACGCTTTATTGCCCAACCAAAAAGAAACTATTGTGCTTTGCGATAATTACGGACAAGCTGGCGCCATCAATTTTTATTCTAAAAAAGGAATAAAAGCGGTTTCTTTCAACGCTGATTATCTCAATTGGTTTGATCTCAGCATTCCGTACAAAAACCTGATTCGCGTTAAGGAATTTGACGAAAACAATGAGGAGCTTAAAGAAACAAGTCCGTATTTTGAAACGGCAGTTATTGGCGGTCAAATAACCAATCAATATGCGAGAGAATACGGAACTACAATTTTTGTTTTTACGAATGCTAAAATCAACATCAATAAAAGATTAGAACAGGAAATCAACGAAGAAAAAAGCGATATTATAAATGATTAA
- a CDS encoding DUF4494 domain-containing protein: MSATWYECKVKYRKTDETGGQKVLTEPYLVDALSYTEAEKRMTEEMAAYTSEEFKITAIKVANYAEIHPFENADRWFKSKITLIAYDEESGKERKTSMYMLVQANDVREAYDNTLHIMKNTMGEYSIPAITETPIMDVFPYFSGEEGETEMLERFNALKASKPEKPEAEIIDHMEFETVEE; encoded by the coding sequence ATGAGCGCAACTTGGTACGAATGCAAAGTAAAATATAGAAAGACAGATGAAACTGGAGGACAAAAAGTTTTAACCGAGCCTTATTTGGTCGATGCTTTGTCTTACACAGAAGCTGAAAAAAGAATGACTGAGGAAATGGCCGCTTATACTAGTGAAGAATTTAAAATCACGGCGATCAAAGTGGCAAATTATGCCGAAATTCATCCTTTTGAAAATGCGGACAGATGGTTTAAATCTAAAATCACTTTAATCGCTTATGATGAAGAAAGCGGTAAAGAAAGAAAAACAAGCATGTATATGCTAGTTCAGGCAAATGATGTTCGCGAAGCTTATGACAATACACTTCACATAATGAAAAATACAATGGGCGAATATTCTATTCCGGCTATTACAGAAACACCAATTATGGATGTTTTCCCTTATTTCAGCGGTGAAGAAGGCGAAACAGAAATGCTGGAAAGATTTAATGCACTGAAAGCTTCTAAACCAGAAAAGCCAGAAGCAGAAATTATCGACCACATGGAATTTGAAACTGTCGAGGAATAA